A segment of the Synechococcus sp. CBW1002 genome:
TTGCCGGAAAGCCAACAGCCCACAGACAAGGAGTATTCGGATTGACTGGTATCGTGGTAAGCTGCCAAAGAGTAAATTATATGAAAGCAAAGGGGTGCCAAGAGACAGATCAGAGATTGAAGACTGTTTTGAATTTATCAAGACAAAACAGGACCAAGGGTATGACCTGATTTTCTTCCCGAATCCAGGAAACTCTGGAGACGCAGTCATTGCATGCGCAACAATACAGCAACTTGAGAAGCGCAGGATTCGATGCACGCTTGCAAGGAGCGGTATGCAGCATAAGCCGAGTAATTACTATATTTATAGTGGCGGCGGTAATCTCGTTCCTTTCTATGCCGATGCCGCCAAGGTGCTGGCAAGCTTGTCAAGGCAAAAGGCGGGTTTGTGTGTGCTCCCTCATAGCTGCTTTGGTGTCGACAGCGTCCTTCAGCTCTATGAAGGGGATCTTACGATATTTGCCAGAGAGGCCACGACTCAACACTATTTACGGAGCCTAGATGCTCGGAATCTTACGATCAAGATAGACCATGATATTGGTTTATCCTTGGACATGGAAGACCCTCGTCTTGCAATGCCGAGAACTTTTAACGCCTTGTATGGCAATGCAGGCAGAGGGCAGTCACTTTGTATTCTGCGAAATGATTGCGAATTCGTAGCCAATCCCTTGCTTGCAGGCAAAAATAGCATAGACATATCAAACCTTTGGCCTAAGGGATGAGGTGGTCTGGCTTTTCTGGACAGGCCCCATCGTTAACCTCTGAGGCGGGGTACCGCCCCTGAAAGGGGCTCCCACCGATGAGCAAGCGCCGCACCCACAGCCCCGAGTTCAAGGCCAGGGTCGCCATGGAGGCGATCAGTGGCCGCAAGACGATCCAGGAGATCGCCGCCGACCACGCCATCCACCCGATCCAGGTGAGCCAGTGGAAGCGGCAGCTCCTGGACGGTGCCAGCGAGCTCTTCACCCGAGGCAAGAAGACCAAGGACAAGGAGGAGGGGCAGGCCAAGGAGGCGGAGCTGTTCCAGCAGATCGGACGGCTGCAGATGGAGCTGGAGTGGCTCAAAAAAAAGTCTCAACTGCTCTGATGCCCGTGAACTGCGCAAGCTGGTCGATCACGACCACCCCGAGCTCAGCATCAGCAGGCAGTGTGCGCTGCTGGGGCTGCCTCGATCCACGCTGTACTACCGGCCGACACCGGTCCGTGTATCGACGCTGCGGATCATGGCCAGGATCGATGCTCTCTACCTGGGGTCTCCTGAAAAATCCAGATCCATTGCGCCGCAGCTGGTCTCAAGCATGAGAAACCGCTAAAGTAGCCGTGAATCA
Coding sequences within it:
- a CDS encoding transposase, whose product is MSKRRTHSPEFKARVAMEAISGRKTIQEIAADHAIHPIQVSQWKRQLLDGASELFTRGKKTKDKEEGQAKEAELFQQIGRLQMELEWLKKKSQLL